From Novosphingobium resinovorum, the proteins below share one genomic window:
- a CDS encoding TIGR02186 family protein, with product MRVWLALLALVALTGARDPILVPEVSQHEVDLQQGFTGTELLLFGAVLTPEGSRAAQDYDIVVVLKGPTQSIVLREKQKVAGVWINAASTELRSAPSYYAIASSRPIADIVDDKTAAIYELGLKWLQLSPIGAIDPDEQARFSSGLVDLNRRIGLYREEEGGVTVKEQVLYQARIELPSRVPTGIYTAETFAISKGRVVASASSQVEVRKLGIERAIANFAEDYGFAYGLLAVFVSVAMGWLAGRLFALI from the coding sequence GTGAGGGTGTGGCTCGCACTGCTGGCGCTTGTCGCGCTGACCGGTGCGCGCGACCCGATCCTCGTACCCGAAGTCTCGCAGCACGAAGTCGATCTGCAACAGGGCTTCACCGGCACCGAACTGCTGCTCTTCGGCGCTGTGTTGACGCCCGAGGGCTCGCGCGCGGCGCAGGACTACGACATCGTCGTCGTGCTCAAGGGGCCGACCCAGTCCATCGTCCTGCGCGAAAAGCAGAAGGTCGCGGGCGTCTGGATCAACGCCGCCAGCACCGAACTGCGCAGCGCGCCGAGTTACTACGCCATCGCCTCGAGCCGGCCGATCGCTGACATCGTCGACGACAAGACGGCGGCGATCTATGAGCTTGGGCTCAAGTGGCTTCAGCTGTCGCCGATCGGCGCGATCGATCCCGACGAACAGGCGCGTTTCTCCTCGGGGCTGGTCGATCTCAACCGCCGGATCGGGCTCTACCGCGAGGAGGAGGGCGGCGTCACGGTCAAGGAGCAGGTGCTTTACCAGGCCCGGATCGAACTGCCCTCGCGCGTGCCGACGGGCATCTATACCGCAGAAACTTTCGCCATTTCCAAGGGCCGGGTAGTCGCGTCGGCGAGCAGCCAGGTCGAGGTGCGCAAGCTCGGTATCGAGCGCGCCATCGCCAATTTCGCGGAGGATTACGGCTTCGCTTATGGCCTGCTGGCGGTATTCGTTTCGGTGGCGATGGGCTGGCTGGCCGGGCGTCTTTTCGCGCTGATCTGA
- a CDS encoding sulfite exporter TauE/SafE family protein, with the protein MDVYLPIANLSVNGLIIVALGALTGVLSGMFGVGGGFLTTPLMIFYGIPPTVAAASAASQVTGASVSGVFAHTRRGGVDYQMGAVMVAGGIMGTGLGSLLFNLLEQLGQIDTVINILYVVLLGSIGGLMAKESIQSIRAERTGIPIAARKRRHHPMVASLPMRWRFYRSGLYISPLAPLLLGIGTGILTMLMGIGGGFVLVPAMLYILGMSANVVVGTSLFQILFVTMATTMMHALTTHAVDIVLASLLLLGSVSGAQVGAQFAQKASPVKLRLILAVIVLLVAGRMALGLGYRPDEIYTVAPL; encoded by the coding sequence ATGGACGTCTACCTCCCCATCGCCAACCTTTCGGTCAACGGCCTCATCATCGTCGCGCTGGGGGCGCTGACCGGCGTGCTGTCGGGCATGTTCGGCGTGGGCGGCGGGTTCCTGACGACGCCGTTGATGATCTTCTACGGTATCCCGCCTACGGTCGCTGCAGCATCGGCAGCCAGCCAGGTGACCGGCGCCAGCGTCTCGGGCGTCTTCGCGCATACCCGGCGGGGCGGCGTGGATTACCAGATGGGCGCGGTCATGGTAGCCGGCGGCATCATGGGCACCGGGCTCGGCTCGCTGTTGTTCAACCTGCTCGAGCAGTTGGGCCAGATCGATACGGTCATCAACATCCTCTACGTCGTGCTGCTCGGCTCGATCGGCGGCTTGATGGCCAAGGAGAGTATCCAGTCGATCCGCGCCGAGCGGACCGGGATTCCCATCGCCGCCAGGAAGCGCCGCCATCACCCGATGGTCGCCAGCCTGCCGATGCGCTGGCGGTTCTACCGCTCGGGCCTCTACATCTCGCCGCTGGCGCCGCTGCTGCTGGGGATCGGGACCGGCATCCTGACCATGCTGATGGGCATCGGCGGCGGCTTCGTGCTGGTCCCGGCGATGCTCTATATTCTCGGCATGAGCGCCAATGTCGTCGTCGGCACCTCACTGTTCCAGATCCTCTTCGTGACGATGGCGACGACGATGATGCACGCGCTGACCACTCACGCCGTCGATATCGTGCTGGCCTCGCTGCTGCTGCTGGGCTCGGTGTCGGGCGCTCAGGTCGGCGCGCAGTTCGCGCAGAAGGCCAGCCCGGTGAAACTGCGCCTTATCCTCGCCGTCATCGTGCTGCTGGTCGCCGGGCGCATGGCGCTGGGCCTCGGCTATCGGCCTGACGAGATCTACACGGTTGCGCCGCTGTGA
- a CDS encoding glycosyl transferase family protein produces MIDHWPWLGDEVRGSQALIDIVAHVQAFEQELLLFVAFWLVLGALDEFMIDALWIGLRLTGRSPDSRITQAEATAPLSGRAAVLIAAWQEAEVIGHTVRHALANWRQDEFTLYLGCYCNDPDTIAAVAAAAGGDLRVRTVIGDCPGPTTKADCLNRIYAALCADELRYGWRYRSVVLHDAEDMVHPAELAVIDRALRRADFAQLPVRPELQPASPWIAAHYADEFAESHGKAMVVRDALGAAMPAAGVACGFSRDMIARIALRRGRDGGPFAAECLTEDYELGLLVQREGGTSRFLRVRDETGGLVATRAYFPSKLADAVRQKSRWIHGISFQGWDRLGWGSGVIDQWMALRDRRGPLTALILACGYGLLLIEAALKLAEREGLVQGTELSPLLQALLAICLASFVWRSGLRCFFTASEYGLVEGLGAIPRIVVANAIAILAGRRALFSYVMTLRGNPVRWEKTEHVGHPTLLELAPTRSRLAAS; encoded by the coding sequence ATGATCGACCACTGGCCGTGGCTGGGGGACGAAGTGCGGGGATCGCAGGCGCTCATTGATATCGTCGCCCATGTGCAGGCGTTCGAGCAGGAATTGCTGCTGTTCGTGGCATTCTGGCTTGTCCTTGGCGCCTTGGACGAATTCATGATCGACGCGTTGTGGATCGGACTTCGGTTGACGGGACGCTCGCCGGATTCGCGCATCACGCAGGCAGAAGCCACCGCACCGCTCTCCGGACGCGCCGCCGTGTTGATCGCTGCCTGGCAGGAAGCAGAAGTAATTGGGCACACGGTTCGCCATGCGCTGGCCAATTGGCGGCAGGACGAGTTCACACTGTACCTCGGCTGCTATTGCAACGATCCGGACACGATCGCGGCGGTCGCCGCTGCGGCAGGCGGTGACTTGCGGGTTCGTACGGTGATAGGCGACTGCCCAGGGCCGACTACCAAGGCGGATTGCCTCAATCGAATTTACGCCGCGCTCTGCGCTGACGAGCTTCGCTATGGCTGGCGCTATCGATCCGTCGTGCTCCACGACGCGGAGGACATGGTGCATCCGGCGGAACTCGCCGTGATCGACCGGGCGCTGCGCCGGGCAGACTTCGCGCAGCTTCCCGTGCGCCCCGAACTGCAGCCAGCCTCGCCATGGATCGCGGCGCACTATGCCGATGAGTTCGCCGAGTCGCACGGCAAGGCCATGGTCGTTCGCGATGCGCTGGGAGCAGCGATGCCGGCGGCAGGCGTAGCGTGTGGTTTTTCGCGCGATATGATCGCGCGCATTGCGCTTCGTCGCGGTCGCGACGGCGGCCCGTTCGCGGCCGAGTGCCTTACCGAAGACTACGAGCTCGGGCTGCTGGTGCAGCGGGAAGGCGGAACTTCGCGCTTCTTGAGGGTTCGTGACGAGACTGGCGGATTGGTCGCGACGCGGGCCTACTTCCCATCAAAGCTCGCCGACGCTGTGCGTCAGAAATCGCGGTGGATTCACGGGATTTCGTTCCAGGGGTGGGACCGGCTTGGTTGGGGCAGCGGAGTTATCGACCAGTGGATGGCACTTAGGGACCGGCGTGGCCCGCTCACGGCTCTGATCCTCGCGTGCGGTTATGGGTTGCTGCTGATCGAGGCGGCATTGAAACTGGCCGAACGTGAAGGACTCGTACAAGGCACGGAGCTTTCGCCTTTGCTGCAGGCGCTGTTGGCCATCTGCCTGGCGAGTTTCGTCTGGCGAAGCGGTTTGCGGTGCTTCTTCACCGCAAGCGAATACGGGCTGGTCGAGGGGCTTGGCGCGATTCCGCGTATCGTCGTTGCCAATGCAATCGCCATTCTGGCGGGCCGCCGCGCGCTCTTCAGCTATGTGATGACCTTGAGGGGAAATCCCGTACGTTGGGAGAAGACCGAGCACGTAGGGCACCCGACACTGCTTGAGTTGGCGCCGACCCGTTCAAGGCTGGCTGCGTCGTGA
- a CDS encoding VOC family protein: MTRYLHTMIRVTDPDETIRFFELVGLKETRRFSSEQGRFTLIYLAAPGQEEAEVELTYNWPAEDGSAEAYPGGRNFGHLAFQVSDIYETCQRLQDGGVTINRPPRDGHMAFVRTPDGISIELLQDGHLEPAEPWASMPNVGSW, from the coding sequence ATGACCCGCTACCTTCACACCATGATCCGCGTGACCGATCCGGATGAGACGATCCGCTTCTTCGAACTCGTCGGGCTCAAGGAAACGCGCCGGTTCTCCAGCGAACAAGGTCGTTTCACGCTGATCTATCTTGCCGCGCCGGGGCAGGAAGAGGCAGAGGTCGAACTGACCTACAACTGGCCTGCAGAGGATGGATCGGCTGAGGCTTACCCCGGCGGTCGCAATTTCGGTCACCTCGCGTTTCAGGTGTCCGATATCTACGAGACCTGCCAGCGGTTGCAGGACGGCGGCGTGACCATCAACCGCCCGCCGCGCGATGGCCACATGGCCTTCGTGCGCACGCCGGACGGCATTTCCATCGAACTGCTGCAGGATGGTCATCTCGAACCTGCCGAGCCGTGGGCGAGCATGCCCAACGTCGGATCCTGGTAA
- a CDS encoding SIMPL domain-containing protein translates to MSEDSSAESQHKGIARLGGITGRWLASATILAVGIVIGGFALGDGIKRAQRADRAVTVKGLAERDVTADLATWTISYSATAPDLATAQASVDRDTVQIRAFFRELGFPAEALQPTGVNVNQTKDNGVVSFTVRQRVSLRTTDIKRAQNAVRRQFDLVRRGVMLEEGSGMAYTFTRLNGIKPEMVAAATRDARSAAEQFAKDSGAEVGAIKNAAQGYFSIEARDGDSGGSWGQSDTPYKKVRVVTTIDFYLK, encoded by the coding sequence ATGAGCGAAGATAGTTCCGCCGAAAGTCAGCACAAGGGCATTGCCCGCCTCGGAGGTATAACCGGTCGATGGCTGGCGAGCGCCACGATCCTGGCGGTGGGCATCGTCATCGGCGGCTTCGCATTGGGTGACGGCATCAAGCGGGCGCAGCGCGCGGACCGTGCGGTCACCGTCAAGGGCCTCGCCGAACGTGACGTCACCGCCGATCTCGCCACCTGGACCATCAGCTATTCCGCGACCGCACCCGATCTTGCCACCGCACAGGCGAGCGTGGACCGCGACACCGTCCAGATCCGCGCATTCTTCCGCGAACTCGGATTCCCGGCCGAGGCGCTCCAGCCAACCGGCGTCAACGTCAACCAGACCAAGGACAATGGCGTCGTCAGTTTCACCGTGCGCCAGCGGGTGAGCCTGCGCACCACTGACATAAAGCGCGCGCAGAATGCCGTGCGCCGCCAGTTCGACCTCGTGCGGCGCGGCGTGATGCTCGAGGAAGGTTCGGGCATGGCGTATACCTTCACCCGGCTCAACGGCATCAAGCCGGAGATGGTCGCCGCCGCGACCCGGGATGCGCGCTCGGCCGCCGAACAGTTCGCCAAGGACAGCGGCGCCGAAGTCGGCGCGATCAAGAATGCCGCTCAAGGCTACTTTTCGATCGAGGCGCGGGACGGCGATTCGGGCGGTAGCTGGGGACAGTCCGACACGCCTTACAAGAAGGTGCGCGTCGTCACGACGATCGACTTCTACCTGAAATGA
- a CDS encoding TorF family putative porin, translating to MLLSVRGVVAASLLAGTALSATPAFAQDAEAPKEITITGSAALTSDYRFRGVSQSAGDIAIQGGITVSHASGFYIATWGSSIDLGSTYGSTELDIFGGWTGEVTPGLTLDAGLLYYAYPNGHVGTAEFFEPYASVSGQVGPAKVKVGANYAWKQTALPNFAGTAKHDNLYVYSNVDIGIPNTPLTVSGHLGYTDGALAPCYYCNADKTGIDWSIGASATVYGPLSVSLSYVGVSGPSIDSYTDDTVVATLTAAF from the coding sequence ATGCTCTTGTCCGTCCGCGGCGTTGTCGCCGCCTCTCTCCTTGCGGGCACTGCGCTTTCCGCAACTCCGGCATTTGCGCAGGACGCCGAGGCGCCCAAGGAAATCACCATCACCGGCAGCGCGGCTCTGACCAGCGACTACCGCTTCCGCGGCGTCTCGCAGTCGGCCGGCGACATTGCGATCCAGGGCGGCATCACCGTTTCGCACGCCAGCGGCTTCTACATCGCAACCTGGGGCTCTTCGATCGACCTGGGCTCCACTTACGGCAGCACCGAACTCGACATCTTCGGCGGCTGGACCGGCGAAGTGACGCCTGGCCTGACGCTCGATGCGGGTCTGCTCTACTACGCCTATCCGAACGGCCACGTCGGCACCGCGGAGTTCTTCGAGCCCTATGCCTCGGTCTCCGGTCAGGTCGGCCCGGCCAAGGTGAAGGTCGGCGCCAACTACGCCTGGAAGCAGACGGCACTGCCGAACTTCGCGGGCACGGCCAAGCATGACAATCTCTACGTCTATTCCAACGTCGATATCGGTATTCCGAACACGCCGCTGACGGTCTCGGGTCACCTCGGCTACACCGACGGCGCGCTGGCTCCGTGCTACTACTGCAACGCCGACAAGACCGGCATCGACTGGTCGATCGGCGCTTCGGCGACCGTTTACGGCCCGCTTTCGGTGAGCCTGTCCTACGTCGGCGTCAGCGGTCCGAGCATCGACAGCTATACCGACGACACTGTGGTCGCGACGCTCACCGCAGCGTTCTGA
- a CDS encoding metallophosphoesterase, protein MLNTIRKLMGRADQRRAPWIPSGERVYAVGDIHGRADLFEHLIHTIEQDDAARGRAHTTVVLLGDLIDRGDDSAGVVARARQWGREREVEFIQGNHEEMLLVASKDAEAMRGFLKFGGLETILSYGIDKDTLLAADAEEMQRLMNEAIPQDDFDFLDSFKKMHRVGDYVFVHAGVRPDTPLEHQLGRDCRWIREPFLSHRGDFGAFVVHGHTITPEPDERGNRIGIDTGAFLHGTLTALGLQGTDRWFLTASDNAAGCSEAA, encoded by the coding sequence ATGCTGAACACGATACGAAAGCTCATGGGCCGGGCCGACCAACGGCGAGCCCCTTGGATCCCTTCCGGTGAACGGGTTTACGCCGTGGGCGATATCCATGGCCGTGCCGATCTTTTCGAGCATCTCATCCACACGATCGAGCAGGATGATGCGGCGCGCGGACGTGCGCATACGACCGTCGTTCTCCTGGGTGACCTAATTGATCGGGGCGACGACAGTGCCGGGGTCGTAGCCCGCGCGCGCCAGTGGGGCCGCGAGCGTGAGGTGGAGTTCATCCAGGGCAATCACGAGGAAATGCTGCTGGTTGCCAGCAAGGATGCCGAGGCCATGCGCGGTTTCCTCAAGTTCGGCGGGCTGGAGACGATCCTGTCCTACGGTATCGACAAGGACACACTGCTCGCAGCCGATGCCGAAGAGATGCAGCGCCTGATGAACGAGGCGATTCCGCAGGACGACTTCGACTTCCTCGACAGCTTCAAGAAGATGCACCGCGTAGGAGACTACGTGTTCGTCCATGCAGGTGTCCGCCCCGATACACCGCTCGAACACCAGCTCGGCCGCGACTGCCGCTGGATTCGCGAGCCTTTCCTGAGCCATCGCGGCGATTTCGGGGCGTTCGTGGTGCATGGGCATACGATCACGCCTGAACCGGACGAGCGCGGCAACCGCATCGGCATCGACACCGGCGCATTCCTTCACGGCACGCTGACTGCCCTCGGCCTGCAAGGAACCGACCGCTGGTTCCTGACCGCGAGCGACAATGCCGCCGGCTGCAGCGAAGCGGCCTGA
- a CDS encoding N-acetylmuramoyl-L-alanine amidase → MNRWLVNRTVASPNWNERKLPITMVVLHYTGMKSAEEALERMCDPAAEVSAHYMIDEEGMITSLVPEDKRAWHAGRSYWRGETDVNSASIGIELVNPGHEWGYRPFPEPQMDALLPLLADIMDRHDIPRANVVAHSDIAPARKQDPGEYFDWNRLGELGLALEIPQAKMNLFYDNPGAFYLALERFGYDITDGRAAVTAFQRRWRPIFMDGEIDGEIGGILFELLLERDTGRAR, encoded by the coding sequence ATGAACCGTTGGCTCGTCAATCGCACCGTCGCCTCCCCCAACTGGAACGAGCGCAAGCTGCCGATCACTATGGTCGTGCTGCACTATACCGGCATGAAGTCGGCCGAGGAGGCGCTGGAGCGGATGTGCGATCCGGCCGCCGAAGTCTCTGCCCACTATATGATCGACGAGGAGGGGATGATCACCTCACTCGTTCCTGAGGACAAGCGGGCCTGGCACGCGGGCCGTTCCTACTGGCGCGGTGAGACAGACGTGAATTCGGCCAGTATCGGCATCGAACTGGTCAATCCCGGACATGAATGGGGCTATCGTCCGTTTCCCGAACCGCAGATGGACGCGTTGCTGCCGCTGCTGGCGGATATCATGGACCGGCACGACATTCCCCGGGCCAACGTGGTCGCGCACTCCGATATCGCGCCTGCCCGCAAGCAGGACCCGGGCGAATACTTCGACTGGAACCGCCTTGGCGAACTCGGCCTTGCGCTGGAGATTCCCCAGGCGAAGATGAACCTGTTCTACGACAACCCCGGCGCCTTTTATCTGGCGCTGGAGCGGTTCGGCTACGACATCACCGACGGGCGGGCCGCCGTCACCGCGTTTCAGCGCCGCTGGCGGCCGATCTTCATGGATGGCGAGATCGATGGAGAAATCGGCGGCATCCTGTTCGAACTCCTGTTGGAACGCGATACCGGCCGTGCTAGGTGA
- a CDS encoding histidine phosphotransferase family protein: MTTSSIELASLLCSRLCHDMLSPVGALTNGLELLADEKDPEMRQRCFELLDQSARISTDKLKFFRLAFGAAGGFGEMVAVSEAKVLVDALVANNPRVTLAWALPSDSLPKAAIKTLLNFALIGLEALPRGGTLEIAAEYRDNHSELVVRAAGPRIAFDRSVGAALEGALPEGELSSRTAPAAMLRQLAVELKGKLQFALADDALVLGAMLPRA; the protein is encoded by the coding sequence ATGACCACGAGTTCGATCGAACTTGCCAGCCTCCTGTGTTCGCGCCTTTGCCATGACATGCTCAGCCCGGTCGGCGCGCTGACCAATGGCCTTGAACTGCTCGCGGACGAGAAAGACCCGGAGATGCGCCAGCGCTGCTTCGAACTTCTTGACCAGAGCGCGAGGATTTCCACCGACAAGCTCAAGTTCTTCCGCCTGGCCTTCGGTGCGGCGGGCGGCTTCGGCGAGATGGTGGCGGTGAGCGAGGCCAAGGTTCTCGTCGATGCGCTGGTGGCGAACAATCCGCGCGTCACGCTGGCCTGGGCACTGCCGAGCGATTCGCTGCCGAAGGCGGCGATCAAAACGCTGCTCAACTTCGCACTGATTGGTCTCGAGGCACTGCCGCGCGGCGGTACGCTGGAAATCGCGGCCGAGTATCGCGACAATCACAGCGAACTGGTGGTGCGTGCTGCCGGTCCGCGTATCGCTTTCGACCGTTCGGTCGGCGCCGCGCTTGAAGGCGCTCTGCCGGAAGGTGAGCTTTCGAGCCGTACCGCGCCTGCGGCGATGTTGCGCCAGTTGGCCGTGGAATTGAAGGGCAAGCTTCAGTTTGCGCTGGCGGACGATGCGCTGGTGCTTGGCGCGATGCTGCCAAGGGCCTGA
- a CDS encoding Mov34/MPN/PAD-1 family protein: MIVELTSGVLATLHEDARRAAPEECCGLLLGRGQRIDEARAAANLAENRHVHFEIDPVVLLAAHKEVRAGGPEVIGYYHSHPTGICVPSATDRQHSTGDSRIWAIIAESEVAFWRDNANGFEALPFRVVE, from the coding sequence ATGATCGTCGAACTGACAAGTGGTGTTCTTGCAACATTGCATGAAGATGCTCGCAGGGCTGCTCCCGAAGAATGCTGCGGACTGTTGCTGGGGCGCGGTCAACGGATAGACGAAGCGCGGGCTGCGGCGAATCTGGCGGAAAACCGCCATGTTCACTTCGAGATCGACCCCGTTGTGCTGCTGGCGGCGCACAAGGAGGTGCGGGCGGGTGGGCCGGAAGTGATCGGCTACTATCACTCTCATCCTACGGGGATTTGCGTGCCTTCGGCGACCGATCGGCAACATTCCACCGGGGATTCGCGCATCTGGGCGATCATCGCGGAGAGCGAGGTTGCTTTCTGGCGCGATAACGCCAATGGATTCGAGGCCCTGCCGTTCCGCGTCGTCGAATAG
- a CDS encoding RluA family pseudouridine synthase encodes MGALTNIIEGEVASGGRIDKALAEVSGLSRERIKALMGEGRVSLAGKPVAQASLKVDAGTPFAIDVPEATPAEAVPQDIPLVVVYEDEHLIIVDKPAGLVVHPAAGNLDGTLVNALLHHCRGQLSGIGGVARPGIVHRIDKDTSGLLVVAKTDKAHEGLAVQFADHSIERAYHAVVGGRPVPVAGTVRGAIARSSHDRKKMALVEDGRGKHAITHFRTLEALRGATLVECRLETGRTHQVRVHMASIGHALLGDPVYGRTPSPLRPILSRLGFSRQALHAAELGFVHPVSQERVHFASSLPDDMRTLIDELRH; translated from the coding sequence ATGGGGGCGCTTACAAACATCATCGAAGGCGAAGTCGCCAGTGGCGGCCGGATCGACAAGGCCCTGGCCGAAGTCAGCGGCCTGTCGCGCGAACGCATCAAGGCGCTGATGGGTGAAGGCCGCGTCTCGCTCGCCGGAAAGCCCGTGGCACAGGCCTCGCTGAAAGTGGATGCCGGAACACCGTTTGCCATCGACGTGCCCGAGGCTACGCCCGCAGAGGCGGTGCCGCAGGACATTCCCCTTGTCGTGGTTTACGAGGACGAACACCTGATCATCGTGGACAAGCCCGCCGGACTCGTCGTCCACCCGGCCGCGGGCAATCTCGACGGAACGCTGGTGAACGCCCTGCTCCACCACTGCCGGGGCCAGTTGTCCGGCATCGGCGGCGTAGCGCGCCCCGGTATCGTCCACCGCATCGACAAGGACACTTCGGGGCTGCTCGTCGTCGCCAAGACCGACAAGGCGCACGAAGGGCTGGCCGTGCAGTTCGCCGATCACTCGATCGAACGCGCCTATCACGCCGTCGTCGGCGGCAGGCCGGTGCCGGTAGCCGGAACCGTGCGCGGCGCGATCGCCCGCTCGTCGCATGATCGCAAGAAGATGGCGCTGGTGGAGGACGGGCGCGGCAAGCACGCGATCACGCATTTCCGCACGCTGGAGGCGCTGCGCGGCGCCACTCTCGTCGAATGCAGGCTGGAAACGGGACGAACGCATCAGGTCCGTGTTCACATGGCGTCAATCGGTCATGCGCTATTGGGAGACCCTGTCTATGGGCGAACTCCTTCTCCGCTTCGACCGATTCTCTCCCGACTCGGTTTTTCCCGCCAAGCGCTCCACGCTGCGGAACTCGGGTTCGTTCACCCCGTTTCACAAGAAAGGGTCCATTTCGCCAGCTCGCTGCCCGACGACATGCGGACACTGATCGACGAACTGCGACACTGA
- the rpoH gene encoding RNA polymerase sigma factor RpoH, protein MIVSNNRNLPSVPALGGEQSLNRYLSEIRKFPILAPEQEYMLAKRYSEHQDPEAAAQLVTSHLRLVSKIAMGYRGYGLPVSELISEGNIGLMQGVKKFEPERGFRLATYAMWWIKASIQEYILRSWSLVKMGTTAAQKKLFFNLRRMKKNLDAYEDTDLHPDDVAKIATTLGVSQTEVVNMNRRMMMGGDASLNVSLREEGEGQWMDILQDDRPLQDETVADAEEASVRHDMLIEAMGSLNERERDILTERRLTDDPKTLEELSQVYSVSRERVRQIEVRAFEKLQKAMNRIAGEKRLLPA, encoded by the coding sequence ATGATCGTGAGCAATAATCGAAACCTGCCGAGTGTCCCGGCCCTGGGCGGTGAGCAAAGCCTCAACCGCTACCTGTCGGAGATCCGCAAGTTCCCGATCCTGGCTCCTGAGCAGGAATACATGCTGGCGAAGCGCTATTCGGAGCATCAGGATCCGGAAGCTGCAGCGCAGCTCGTCACCAGCCACCTGCGACTCGTTTCCAAGATCGCCATGGGCTATCGCGGCTACGGCCTCCCCGTGTCCGAGCTGATTTCCGAAGGGAACATCGGCCTGATGCAGGGCGTCAAGAAGTTCGAGCCCGAACGCGGCTTCCGCCTCGCGACTTATGCGATGTGGTGGATCAAGGCTTCGATCCAGGAATACATCCTGCGTTCGTGGAGCCTCGTGAAGATGGGCACCACCGCCGCGCAGAAGAAGCTGTTCTTCAACCTGCGCCGCATGAAGAAGAACCTCGACGCCTACGAGGACACCGACCTGCACCCCGACGACGTCGCCAAGATCGCGACGACGCTGGGCGTCTCGCAGACCGAGGTGGTCAACATGAACCGCCGCATGATGATGGGCGGCGATGCCTCGCTCAACGTCTCGCTGCGTGAAGAAGGCGAAGGCCAGTGGATGGACATCCTGCAGGATGACCGCCCGCTGCAGGACGAGACCGTCGCGGACGCCGAGGAAGCCTCGGTGCGCCACGACATGCTGATCGAGGCCATGGGTTCGCTCAACGAGCGCGAGCGCGACATCCTGACGGAGCGCCGCCTGACCGACGATCCCAAGACTCTGGAGGAATTGAGCCAGGTCTACTCGGTCAGCCGCGAGCGCGTGCGCCAGATCGAGGTGCGCGCCTTCGAGAAGCTGCAGAAGGCGATGAACCGCATCGCCGGTGAGAAGCGCCTGCTCCCGGCCTGA